AAGCTTATGCTACAAGCTTAACTTTCGGTAAAATGGAAGTTGGTTCAATTTGGACTGATGATGCTGTAGGAACAGGTGCTAAAGTTGTAAATAATTCTATAGAAGGTTTAACTTTCGCAGGTTATTGGTTTGATGCATTTAACTGGAACAATGATGGTGATTATACAGATACAAAATTACCTAAATCATCATTATATGGTGCTGCTGTATTAGGTGATTTTGATCCATTTGCTTTCCAATTATGGGCAGCTTATTCAGCTAATAATGCATTCTTATATGCAGTAGATGCTAGCTATAAATTTGCATTCAATGATATGAACTTCAAAATCCAAGGTCAATACCTAGGAAATAGCTTAGATAGCGATTTTGAAAAATTCTACAATCATGGTGTAGACAATGGTAACTTCTATGCTGCTAAATTTAGCGGACAAATCTCTGCTTTTGATTTCCAAGCAGGTTTATTAGGCTATGGTGATAAAGATAAACAAACTGTAGTTACTTTAGAAGATACAGGTAGAGTTATCGCTCCAGGTCAACAAATTTTCTATGCTAAAAATACTAGCCAATTAACTCATGTATATGGTGAAAACTTCTTCTATTTTGCAGGTTTAGGTTATACTTTTGCTGAAACATTAAGAGTAGGATTTGACTATATTGGTGGTAAAACTGAGCAAACAAATAAAAATGATATAGACAAAAACGAATTTGTAGGTAGTGTATCTTATGCTTATAGTCCAAAACTTACATTTAGTGGATTC
The genomic region above belongs to Campylobacter peloridis LMG 23910 and contains:
- a CDS encoding major outer membrane protein; this encodes MKLVKLSLVAALAAGAFSAANAVSLEEAIKDVDVSGMFRYRFQSDRQEQGNVISDGYNSSKNNEHKFKSQLNFKAALDDNFKAFVQFQYGQTTDYGFGQGTTGTDTKSPFVVNQAYLEYTNEAYATSLTFGKMEVGSIWTDDAVGTGAKVVNNSIEGLTFAGYWFDAFNWNNDGDYTDTKLPKSSLYGAAVLGDFDPFAFQLWAAYSANNAFLYAVDASYKFAFNDMNFKIQGQYLGNSLDSDFEKFYNHGVDNGNFYAAKFSGQISAFDFQAGLLGYGDKDKQTVVTLEDTGRVIAPGQQIFYAKNTSQLTHVYGENFFYFAGLGYTFAETLRVGFDYIGGKTEQTNKNDIDKNEFVGSVSYAYSPKLTFSGFYSYLTEDFNTAGTSDKDDQFIRLEALYKF